The following are encoded together in the Thermomonas brevis genome:
- a CDS encoding BON domain-containing protein, whose translation MRNSSTCEESKTTGTGELKAVAKEAWELGAHAVHAAGNWLDNMRTSRMKDRNHENGRQQARNQGGYRQSMGRANDTMGRDQEYGREGQGYGESGESGYATRGSYGQRHAPKREHGLGRDDYPYDEQSSRAEARHGGYGMDEAERTYGRESQQRGDWNDGDWQGQRGSYGSGGDQGQRFDDMRGMGGSSDYQGYGQGGGYRRSGSGYGQGGGYRQSGSGYGQSGSGYGQQGGGYQQPGSGYGQRGGGYQQSGSGYGQSGGYQQSGSGYGQGSSYQQSGYEQGRQYGAAYGQDAGHQQSGSRHEQGGSRQSGYGRESSYPYGGQGSGYQGQGRSGQERDFGSRRGLGPRSYTRTDDRIREDVNERLMDDEHVDASGITVQVKDGTVTLTGTVDERWEKHCAEDIADACSGVRDVQNDIRLASGASSASASSSSSSRTEGRSSESGTGAAGSSSTKAN comes from the coding sequence GTGCGCAATTCCAGCACTTGCGAGGAATCGAAGACAACCGGCACCGGCGAACTGAAGGCCGTCGCGAAGGAAGCGTGGGAGCTGGGCGCGCACGCAGTGCATGCGGCGGGCAACTGGCTCGACAACATGAGGACATCGAGAATGAAAGATCGCAACCACGAGAACGGACGTCAGCAGGCGCGCAATCAGGGCGGCTACCGCCAGAGCATGGGCCGCGCCAACGACACCATGGGCCGCGACCAGGAATACGGGCGCGAAGGCCAGGGCTATGGCGAATCCGGCGAGTCCGGCTACGCGACCCGCGGCAGCTACGGGCAGCGGCACGCGCCGAAGCGCGAACACGGGCTGGGTCGCGACGACTATCCCTACGACGAACAGTCCTCGCGCGCCGAGGCTCGCCATGGCGGTTACGGCATGGACGAGGCGGAGCGGACCTATGGCCGCGAGTCGCAGCAGCGCGGCGACTGGAACGATGGCGACTGGCAGGGCCAGCGCGGCTCCTACGGCAGCGGCGGCGATCAGGGCCAGCGCTTCGACGACATGCGCGGCATGGGCGGTTCCTCCGATTACCAGGGTTACGGGCAGGGCGGTGGTTATCGGCGATCCGGCTCGGGTTACGGACAGGGTGGCGGCTACCGGCAGTCCGGTTCCGGATACGGGCAGTCCGGCTCGGGTTACGGGCAGCAGGGTGGCGGCTATCAGCAACCGGGTTCCGGCTATGGACAGCGCGGCGGCGGCTATCAGCAATCCGGCTCGGGCTACGGCCAAAGTGGCGGTTACCAGCAGTCCGGTTCCGGTTACGGGCAGGGCAGCAGCTACCAGCAGTCGGGCTATGAGCAGGGTCGGCAGTACGGCGCCGCCTATGGGCAGGATGCCGGCCACCAGCAGTCCGGTTCGCGCCATGAACAGGGTGGCTCGCGACAGTCCGGCTACGGCCGCGAAAGCTCCTATCCGTACGGTGGCCAAGGCTCCGGCTACCAGGGACAGGGCCGCTCCGGCCAGGAGCGCGATTTCGGAAGCCGCCGCGGCCTGGGCCCGCGCAGCTACACGCGTACCGACGACCGCATCCGCGAGGACGTGAACGAACGCCTGATGGACGACGAACATGTGGACGCCTCGGGCATCACGGTCCAAGTCAAGGACGGCACCGTCACCCTGACCGGCACCGTGGACGAGCGCTGGGAGAAGCACTGCGCCGAAGACATCGCCGACGCCTGCAGCGGCGTGCGCGACGTGCAGAACGACATCCGGCTGGCATCGGGAGCGTCGTCTGCGTCCGCGTCTTCTTCGTCTTCCTCGCGAACCGAAGGCCGTTCTTCCGAGTCCGGCACCGGCGCCGCCGGTTCGTCCTCCACCAAGGCGAACTAG
- a CDS encoding sensor histidine kinase: MNGRPEHLPGLLGAAGGEAWPPSRAPDHDLRRQAFLLTLIDALRPLSDPVDVQRTTCELLANRLGVARVYYYAYDPGQHAGAILFDYASNGLPSLCGIDGGGDWPGSRDALAHGRDFVVYDARAETALSGEERAAMLSLGLVAIASVSVLKAGQLVGALCAADPAPRRWEALDLDILRDAADRTWVNVERAKAQEALRGSEQRFREFSRASSDVLWIRNAETMRFEFRSAAFETIFGTVGAGHAQGADGWRSLVVDEDLAAVQDGMERIRNGERLTREYRILRPTDGALRWIRDAGFPLTDDGGQVRRIGGIARDVTEEKETADRLQLLVSELQHRSRNLIAVVRALAERTLDEHPDVGAFREVFGQRMEALARAQGLLSRMPDASKVSFDELLNAELGALIGDDDEGRVFLDGPGVLLPYASVQTLALALHELTTNALKHGALAGGDGELTVRWEIRREERARLLFVDWRERVAHPRGSDATRMGFGRELIEQALPYQLGARTTYAFTEDGVHCTLLVPIDAGAAHGQSVQE, translated from the coding sequence ATGAACGGTCGCCCGGAACACCTGCCGGGGCTCCTCGGAGCCGCCGGCGGGGAGGCATGGCCGCCATCCCGCGCGCCGGACCACGACCTGCGGCGCCAGGCGTTCCTGCTGACGCTGATCGACGCGCTGCGGCCGCTGTCCGATCCCGTCGACGTGCAGCGCACCACCTGCGAACTGCTCGCGAACAGGCTCGGCGTCGCCAGGGTCTACTACTACGCCTACGATCCCGGCCAGCATGCCGGCGCCATCCTGTTCGACTACGCATCGAACGGATTGCCCAGCCTGTGCGGCATCGACGGCGGCGGCGACTGGCCCGGCTCGCGGGACGCGTTGGCCCACGGCCGCGATTTCGTCGTCTACGACGCGCGCGCGGAGACCGCGCTGAGCGGCGAGGAACGCGCGGCGATGCTGTCGCTGGGGCTGGTGGCGATCGCCAGCGTCAGCGTGCTGAAGGCCGGGCAGCTGGTCGGGGCGCTGTGCGCGGCCGATCCGGCGCCGCGGCGCTGGGAGGCGCTGGATCTGGACATCCTGCGCGACGCCGCCGACCGGACCTGGGTGAACGTGGAGCGCGCGAAGGCGCAGGAGGCGCTGCGCGGCAGCGAGCAGCGCTTCCGCGAATTCAGCCGCGCCTCGTCCGACGTGCTCTGGATCAGGAACGCGGAAACGATGCGGTTCGAGTTCCGGAGCGCGGCGTTCGAGACGATCTTCGGCACCGTCGGCGCGGGCCATGCGCAGGGCGCCGACGGCTGGCGGTCGCTGGTCGTCGACGAGGACCTGGCCGCGGTGCAGGACGGTATGGAGCGGATCCGCAACGGCGAGCGGCTGACCCGCGAGTACCGCATCCTGCGCCCCACCGACGGCGCGCTGCGCTGGATCCGCGACGCCGGCTTCCCGCTGACCGACGACGGCGGGCAGGTGCGCCGGATCGGCGGCATCGCCCGCGACGTCACCGAGGAAAAGGAAACCGCGGATCGCCTGCAGCTGCTGGTGTCCGAACTGCAGCACCGCAGCCGCAACCTGATCGCGGTGGTGCGGGCGCTGGCCGAGCGCACCCTGGACGAACATCCGGACGTGGGCGCGTTCCGCGAGGTCTTCGGCCAGCGGATGGAAGCGCTGGCGCGCGCGCAGGGCCTGCTGTCGCGGATGCCGGACGCCAGCAAGGTGTCGTTCGACGAACTGCTGAACGCGGAACTCGGCGCGCTGATCGGCGACGACGACGAAGGGCGCGTGTTCCTGGACGGGCCGGGCGTGCTGCTGCCCTATGCCAGCGTGCAGACCCTGGCGCTGGCGCTGCACGAGCTGACCACCAACGCGCTCAAGCACGGCGCGCTCGCCGGCGGCGACGGCGAACTGACGGTGCGCTGGGAAATCCGCCGCGAGGAGCGCGCGCGTCTGCTGTTCGTGGACTGGCGCGAGCGGGTGGCGCATCCCCGCGGCAGCGATGCGACGCGGATGGGATTCGGAAGGGAGCTGATCGAACAGGCGCTTCCCTACCAGCTGGGCGCGAGGACGACCTACGCCTTCACGGAGGATGGTGTCCACTGCACGCTGCTGGTTCCCATCGACGCAGGAGCGGCCCATGGTCAGTCTGTTCAGGAGTAA
- a CDS encoding DUF892 family protein: MAKKVESSQVHELLLQALETERGGIRIYTAAVQAAQNDDLRKEWEHYLEQTRNHERVLTNVFAELGMDTEESSPGREVVAGLGKALVGSIESAMAKADPAGAELVAAECVVLAETKDHQNWELIGKVAEAGGAGAKVLKQAVEAVEHEEDEHLYHTKGWCRELWIQSLGMPAVLPPPEEVKKVQTAIGAARAEHARDQMM; this comes from the coding sequence ATGGCCAAGAAGGTCGAGAGCAGCCAGGTCCACGAATTGCTGTTGCAGGCGCTGGAGACGGAACGCGGCGGTATCCGGATCTACACCGCCGCCGTGCAGGCGGCGCAGAACGACGACCTGCGCAAGGAGTGGGAGCACTACCTGGAACAGACGCGCAACCACGAGCGCGTGCTGACCAACGTGTTCGCGGAACTCGGCATGGATACCGAGGAATCCAGCCCCGGCCGCGAGGTGGTGGCCGGTCTCGGCAAGGCGTTGGTGGGCTCGATCGAGTCGGCGATGGCGAAGGCCGATCCGGCCGGTGCCGAGCTGGTCGCCGCCGAATGCGTGGTGCTGGCGGAAACCAAGGACCACCAGAACTGGGAGCTGATCGGCAAGGTCGCCGAGGCCGGCGGCGCCGGCGCGAAGGTGCTGAAGCAGGCGGTCGAAGCGGTGGAGCACGAGGAGGACGAGCACCTCTACCACACCAAGGGCTGGTGCCGCGAACTGTGGATCCAGTCGCTCGGCATGCCGGCCGTGCTGCCGCCGCCGGAGGAAGTGAAGAAGGTGCAGACCGCGATCGGCGCGGCGCGCGCCGAGCACGCGCGCGACCAGATGATGTGA
- a CDS encoding sigma-54-dependent transcriptional regulator encodes MARILIIDDDPVFGECAAELAARHGCEAIVASTLADARARLATRMDLILLDLRLPDGSGLDLLQDIDLAQQGRIVVLTGHPCLDSARRAVSEPVVEYLLKPLPPDRLSAMFQEAAQAAHAVATDRQLMRTGLLGRSRALREAVATLLRVAPTDVSVLLTGESGTGKELAAQTLHEAGGSKGAFVALNCGAVPGELLASQLFGHERGSFTGAMNRHVGVFEQAENGTLFLDEIGEMPPQLQVYLLRVLETGCITRVGGTESIRTPVRVVAATNRNPLEAIAEGRLREDLYYRLADISIHMPPLREREEDVILLARAFIDRLNARYGQRKRLAPACEKALLRHLWPGNVRELLSAVQRAYLLESGTQVMVGPAAAQAPVLRETDTCIVFNIGTTMAEMERRMLLKTLSHFGNDKTAAARALGISVRTVHNHLARMAEEGRPGCDAAA; translated from the coding sequence ATGGCGAGAATCCTGATCATCGACGATGATCCTGTCTTCGGGGAATGCGCAGCCGAACTCGCCGCGCGTCATGGATGCGAGGCCATCGTCGCTTCCACCCTGGCCGACGCCAGGGCCAGGCTGGCGACCCGGATGGATCTCATCCTGCTCGACCTGCGCCTGCCCGACGGCTCCGGACTGGATCTGCTGCAGGACATCGACCTGGCCCAGCAGGGCAGGATCGTCGTCCTGACCGGGCATCCCTGCCTGGACAGCGCGCGCCGCGCGGTGTCGGAGCCGGTGGTGGAGTACCTGCTCAAGCCGCTGCCGCCGGACCGGCTGTCCGCGATGTTCCAGGAGGCCGCACAGGCCGCGCACGCGGTGGCGACCGACCGGCAGCTGATGCGGACCGGCCTGCTTGGTCGCTCGCGCGCGCTGCGCGAGGCGGTGGCGACGCTGCTGCGGGTGGCGCCGACCGACGTGTCGGTGCTGCTGACCGGCGAGAGCGGCACCGGCAAGGAACTGGCCGCGCAGACCCTGCACGAAGCGGGCGGCAGCAAGGGCGCGTTCGTCGCCCTGAACTGCGGCGCGGTGCCCGGCGAACTGCTGGCGAGCCAGCTGTTCGGGCACGAGCGCGGCAGCTTCACCGGCGCCATGAACCGGCACGTCGGCGTGTTCGAACAGGCCGAGAACGGCACGCTGTTCCTCGACGAAATCGGCGAGATGCCGCCGCAGCTGCAGGTCTATCTGCTGCGCGTGCTGGAAACCGGCTGCATCACCCGCGTCGGCGGCACCGAAAGCATCCGCACGCCGGTGCGGGTGGTGGCGGCGACCAACCGCAATCCGCTGGAAGCGATCGCCGAAGGCCGGCTGCGCGAAGACCTCTACTACCGGCTGGCCGACATCAGCATCCACATGCCGCCGCTGCGCGAACGCGAAGAGGACGTGATCCTGCTCGCGCGCGCCTTCATTGATCGCCTCAACGCCCGCTACGGCCAGCGCAAGCGGCTGGCGCCCGCCTGCGAGAAGGCGCTGCTGCGGCATCTGTGGCCGGGCAACGTGCGCGAACTGCTCAGCGCGGTGCAGCGCGCCTACCTGCTGGAATCCGGCACGCAGGTAATGGTCGGCCCGGCCGCCGCGCAGGCGCCGGTGCTGCGGGAAACCGACACCTGCATCGTCTTCAACATCGGCACCACCATGGCCGAGATGGAGCGCCGCATGCTGCTGAAGACGCTCTCGCACTTCGGCAACGACAAGACCGCGGCGGCGCGCGCGCTGGGCATCAGCGTGCGGACGGTGCACAACCACCTTGCGCGCATGGCCGAGGAAGGCCGGCCGGGATGCGACGCGGCGGCCTGA
- a CDS encoding DUF6766 family protein, whose translation MRKDTFWIRNGLSLVLTACFLLPLAGQAWFGHRLYNQQLIEDGGQAVSLLAYLHSGHFVSAVFENWESEFLQMGMYVLLTVSLRQKGSAESRPLDPADEEPEIDPGATPWPVRKGGVWKTLYGHSLAIAFGLLFLLSFVLHLCGSWRDDNVERALKGELPLTLPAYLGEPRFWFESLQNWQSEFLAVLALVLLSIWLRQKDSPQSKPVEAPHSQTGT comes from the coding sequence ATGCGCAAGGACACCTTCTGGATCCGGAACGGCCTGTCGCTGGTGCTGACGGCCTGCTTCCTGCTGCCGCTGGCCGGGCAGGCCTGGTTCGGGCACCGGCTCTACAACCAGCAGTTGATCGAGGACGGCGGGCAGGCCGTGTCGCTGCTCGCGTACCTGCACAGCGGGCATTTCGTCTCGGCGGTGTTCGAGAACTGGGAAAGCGAATTCCTGCAGATGGGCATGTACGTGCTGCTGACGGTGTCGCTGCGACAGAAGGGCTCGGCGGAATCGCGGCCGCTGGATCCGGCCGACGAGGAGCCGGAGATCGATCCGGGCGCGACGCCGTGGCCGGTGCGCAAGGGCGGCGTGTGGAAGACGCTGTACGGGCATTCGCTGGCGATCGCGTTCGGCCTGCTGTTCCTGCTCTCGTTCGTGCTGCACCTGTGCGGCAGCTGGCGCGACGATAACGTGGAGCGCGCGCTGAAAGGCGAGCTGCCGCTGACGCTGCCGGCCTATCTCGGCGAACCGCGCTTCTGGTTCGAGTCCTTGCAGAACTGGCAGAGCGAATTCCTCGCCGTGCTGGCGCTGGTGCTGCTGTCGATCTGGCTGCGGCAGAAGGATTCGCCGCAGAGCAAGCCGGTCGAGGCGCCGCATTCGCAGACCGGGACTTGA
- a CDS encoding ABC1 kinase family protein, with protein MNAQPLQDAHVQPHAPATGTFSRGWRVVRFLFRYWRLGALGTGKPDLPEPRADAVAQAFVRELEAFGPVFVKIGQALSTRAEWLSPAVVRALGRMRDDVTPLPWSRIQPAIETALGAPLPMLFLRIDPVPVGSASLAQVYRATLHDGREVAVKVKRPGAEAEMLRDLDLLARIAAWADRLTPLGRRLRFRDWIGEFRRGLEDELDYCVEADNQRRFAAHFRRYPGLWVPQPIRGHTCRDVLTMEFAHGRHLVPGCADPETGAALVAALIRAYLDQILLHGEIHADPHPGNFLITADGCLAVVDLGLLVPVSPERQARLMRMFTALVDGRGEEVADETVAIGLPLPGFDAAGFRRDIARVVSDYVSQHAPTEGDLLLDIVRLAGRHALRPPPELSLLGRALLGLEAVRQALAPTLDARRIMEEHLTGIAVERVRESFGRNHVAIAAHDLHAMVRAAPRQVESLLSILGENRLQVRLTGLVETQLVENLQKIANRIAAGVVVAALILASALMMRVGGGARLFGYPALALGFFFAATLLGLWIVIGAWLHDRSAPRP; from the coding sequence ATGAACGCGCAGCCTCTTCAAGACGCCCACGTCCAACCGCACGCACCGGCCACCGGCACGTTCTCGCGCGGCTGGCGGGTGGTGCGGTTCCTGTTCCGTTACTGGCGGCTGGGCGCGCTCGGCACCGGCAAGCCCGATCTGCCGGAGCCGCGGGCGGATGCGGTCGCGCAGGCCTTCGTCCGCGAACTGGAAGCCTTCGGCCCGGTCTTCGTGAAAATCGGTCAGGCGCTGTCCACCCGCGCCGAATGGCTGTCGCCCGCCGTGGTCCGCGCGCTCGGCCGGATGCGCGACGACGTCACCCCGCTGCCGTGGAGCCGCATCCAGCCGGCCATCGAAACCGCGCTGGGCGCGCCGCTGCCGATGCTGTTCCTGCGCATCGACCCGGTGCCGGTCGGCAGCGCCTCGCTGGCGCAGGTCTATCGCGCAACGCTGCACGACGGGCGCGAGGTCGCGGTCAAGGTGAAGCGTCCGGGCGCGGAGGCGGAGATGCTGCGCGACCTCGATCTGCTCGCGCGCATCGCCGCCTGGGCGGACCGCCTCACCCCGCTCGGCCGCCGGCTGCGCTTCCGCGACTGGATCGGCGAGTTCCGCCGCGGCCTCGAGGACGAACTCGACTACTGCGTCGAAGCCGACAACCAGCGGCGCTTCGCCGCGCACTTCCGCCGCTATCCCGGGCTGTGGGTGCCGCAGCCGATCCGCGGCCACACCTGCCGCGACGTGCTGACCATGGAGTTCGCGCACGGCCGCCACCTCGTCCCCGGCTGCGCCGATCCGGAAACCGGCGCGGCGCTGGTGGCCGCGCTGATCCGCGCCTACCTGGACCAGATCCTGCTGCACGGCGAGATCCATGCCGATCCGCATCCGGGCAATTTCCTGATCACCGCCGACGGCTGCCTGGCCGTGGTCGATCTGGGCCTGCTGGTGCCGGTCTCACCGGAACGGCAGGCGCGGCTGATGCGGATGTTCACCGCGCTGGTCGACGGCCGCGGCGAGGAAGTGGCCGACGAGACGGTGGCGATCGGCCTGCCGCTGCCCGGCTTCGACGCCGCGGGCTTCCGCCGCGACATCGCCCGCGTGGTGTCCGACTACGTGTCGCAGCACGCGCCCACCGAAGGCGACCTGCTGCTGGACATCGTCCGCCTCGCCGGGCGGCACGCGCTGCGCCCGCCGCCGGAGCTGAGCCTGCTCGGGCGCGCGCTGCTCGGGCTGGAGGCGGTGCGGCAGGCGCTGGCGCCGACGCTGGACGCGCGCCGGATCATGGAGGAGCACCTCACCGGCATCGCCGTCGAACGGGTCCGCGAATCGTTCGGGCGCAACCACGTGGCGATCGCCGCGCACGACCTGCACGCGATGGTGCGCGCCGCGCCGCGGCAGGTGGAGTCGCTGCTGTCGATCCTCGGCGAGAACCGGCTGCAGGTGCGGCTGACCGGGCTGGTGGAAACGCAGCTGGTGGAGAACCTGCAGAAGATCGCCAACCGCATCGCCGCCGGCGTGGTGGTGGCCGCGCTGATCCTCGCCTCGGCGCTGATGATGCGGGTCGGCGGCGGCGCGCGCCTGTTCGGCTATCCCGCGCTGGCGCTGGGGTTCTTCTTCGCCGCGACCCTGCTCGGCCTGTGGATCGTGATCGGCGCCTGGCTGCACGACCGCAGCGCGCCGCGGCCCTGA
- a CDS encoding DUF4142 domain-containing protein, which yields MLAAFSVGLMAGCQPRDEANDEAMASARDAPSDAQASDGANAAQTGTDASFYSEALQSGAAEMALAEYARGQAKSADVKALADMLARDHEALNRKLRDASGMSGDPAPTAQQRDEDARLRALRGDAFDEAWLDHMATSHDQSIARFEAAANGGGTDQARRLAADALPALRSHRDAIERLRGGASSPASPPVADTGTPRDAGSSPTEQP from the coding sequence GTGCTGGCCGCCTTCTCCGTCGGATTGATGGCGGGCTGCCAGCCGCGCGACGAGGCGAACGATGAAGCCATGGCATCGGCACGGGATGCCCCGTCGGACGCGCAGGCGTCCGACGGGGCCAATGCGGCGCAGACGGGCACCGACGCCTCGTTCTACAGCGAAGCCTTGCAGAGCGGCGCCGCCGAAATGGCGCTGGCCGAGTACGCCCGCGGCCAAGCCAAGTCCGCCGACGTGAAGGCGCTGGCCGACATGCTGGCGCGCGATCATGAAGCGCTCAACAGGAAGCTTCGCGACGCCTCCGGCATGTCCGGCGATCCCGCGCCCACGGCCCAGCAGCGCGACGAGGACGCGCGCCTGCGCGCCCTGCGCGGCGACGCCTTCGACGAGGCCTGGCTGGATCACATGGCGACGTCGCACGATCAGTCGATCGCGCGCTTCGAGGCGGCCGCCAATGGCGGCGGCACCGATCAGGCCCGCCGTCTCGCGGCGGACGCGCTGCCGGCCCTGCGCAGCCACCGCGATGCCATCGAACGGTTGCGGGGCGGTGCGTCGTCCCCGGCGTCGCCGCCGGTCGCCGACACCGGGACGCCACGCGATGCGGGTTCGTCGCCGACGGAGCAGCCGTGA
- a CDS encoding response regulator has translation MVSLFRSNCHVLVVEDEYVLAYQLKTALEGEGVTVLGPVASEADARAAIERAEQVDGVVLDLNLGGRITYGLADYLLAKDIPFLFATGYDESAIAMRYRHVPYTQKPVSAAFVASALGCGSAK, from the coding sequence ATGGTCAGTCTGTTCAGGAGTAATTGCCACGTGCTGGTCGTCGAGGACGAATACGTGCTCGCCTACCAGTTGAAGACGGCGCTCGAAGGCGAGGGGGTCACCGTGCTCGGGCCGGTGGCCTCGGAAGCCGACGCGCGCGCCGCCATCGAGCGCGCGGAACAGGTCGACGGCGTCGTGCTGGACCTGAACCTGGGCGGCCGCATCACCTACGGGCTGGCCGACTACCTGCTCGCCAAGGACATCCCGTTCCTGTTCGCCACCGGCTACGACGAAAGCGCGATCGCGATGCGCTACCGCCACGTGCCCTATACGCAGAAGCCGGTGTCCGCCGCGTTCGTGGCCTCGGCGCTTGGCTGCGGTTCAGCAAAATAA
- the ligD gene encoding DNA ligase D — MSLVDYRRKREFSKTREPAPGRAAAHGKRAIFVVQLHHASRRHYDFRLQVGNVLKSWAVPKGPSYDPAVKRMAVEVEDHPLAYAGFEGEIPKGQYGGGHVARFDQGYWSTEGDAEAQLAKGHLRFELFGDKLKGGWHLVRSGKPGRQVQWLLFKDRDGHAGTLEADDLLGDVTKAPAEDVKRAGAGKPAKARKTSAPPAKARRKRDWSKRALQLPGAKKARFRGGFFAPQLARLGDAPPQGPEWLHELKWDGYRLLVAVVDGKARLYSRNALDWTPKLPEIVAAVEALKLDSAALDGELIAGRGTKDDFNLLQATLAGEKNASLSLVLFDLLHLDGVDVSAAPLAARKALLEAVLGTPPPHLAYSSHIAGEGERAWQLAREQGFEGIVSKRADRAHHTGRSPEWRKTKHVLADEFAVVGYTAPKGSRVGIGALLLAAPEGRGWRYVGRMGSGFGDALLLQLAKRLGEGRREPTARVDVPDPELRRARWVAPEIVVEAFYRGIGGNGLLRQASLKAVRSDKSASDLRDSDRAPARAASEGRAMNATEAADDIAITHPERVVFPEDGIRKQDIADYYRAMARWLLPEIAGRPLSIVRCPQGAGRPCFFQKHHGAGMRHVDSVRLREESGEQEDYLVVRDEAALMELVQFNALEFHPWGAKADAPELADRLVFDLDPGPDVPWKEVVAAARTVRARLAELHLESWLRTSGGKGLHVVVPLRPACPWEQAKAFAHGFADALAASEPLKFLATASKRLRKGRIFVDYLRNGRGATSVASFSLRARPGAPVAMPLRWEELGRLKSAAQFTLRNAPARMRRLRAHPWEGIDKVKQDLSWLDARS; from the coding sequence GTGAGCCTCGTCGACTACCGGCGCAAGCGCGAGTTCTCGAAGACGCGGGAACCCGCGCCCGGTCGCGCCGCCGCGCACGGCAAGCGCGCGATCTTCGTGGTGCAGCTGCACCACGCCTCGCGCCGCCACTACGACTTCCGCCTGCAGGTCGGCAACGTGCTCAAGAGCTGGGCGGTGCCGAAGGGGCCGAGCTACGACCCGGCGGTCAAGCGGATGGCGGTGGAGGTCGAAGACCATCCGCTGGCCTATGCCGGCTTCGAGGGCGAGATCCCGAAAGGCCAGTACGGCGGCGGCCACGTCGCGCGCTTCGACCAGGGCTACTGGTCCACCGAGGGCGACGCCGAGGCGCAATTGGCCAAGGGCCATCTGCGCTTCGAGCTGTTCGGCGACAAGCTCAAGGGCGGCTGGCATCTGGTGCGTTCCGGCAAGCCGGGCCGGCAGGTGCAGTGGCTGCTGTTCAAGGACCGCGACGGCCATGCCGGCACGCTGGAGGCGGACGATCTGCTCGGCGACGTCACCAAGGCGCCGGCCGAAGACGTCAAGCGCGCCGGCGCGGGCAAGCCGGCGAAGGCGCGCAAGACGTCCGCGCCGCCGGCCAAGGCCCGGCGCAAGCGCGACTGGTCGAAGCGCGCGCTGCAACTGCCGGGCGCGAAGAAAGCGCGCTTCCGCGGCGGCTTCTTCGCCCCGCAATTGGCGCGCCTCGGCGACGCGCCGCCGCAGGGCCCGGAGTGGCTGCACGAGCTCAAGTGGGACGGCTACCGCCTGCTGGTCGCGGTGGTCGACGGCAAGGCGCGGCTGTATTCGCGCAACGCGCTGGACTGGACGCCGAAGCTGCCGGAGATCGTGGCCGCGGTCGAGGCGCTGAAGCTGGACAGCGCCGCGCTCGATGGCGAACTGATCGCCGGCCGCGGCACCAAGGACGACTTCAACCTGCTGCAGGCGACTCTGGCCGGCGAGAAGAACGCCAGCCTGTCGCTGGTGCTGTTCGACCTGCTGCACCTGGATGGCGTGGACGTGTCCGCCGCGCCGCTGGCCGCGCGCAAGGCGCTGCTGGAAGCCGTGCTGGGCACGCCGCCGCCGCACCTGGCATACAGCTCGCACATCGCAGGCGAGGGCGAGCGCGCCTGGCAGCTGGCGCGCGAGCAGGGCTTCGAGGGCATCGTGTCCAAGCGCGCCGACCGCGCCCATCACACGGGCCGTTCGCCGGAATGGCGCAAGACCAAGCATGTGCTCGCCGACGAATTCGCGGTGGTCGGCTACACCGCGCCGAAGGGCAGCCGCGTCGGCATCGGCGCGCTGCTGCTGGCGGCGCCGGAGGGGCGCGGCTGGCGCTACGTCGGGCGGATGGGCAGCGGCTTCGGCGATGCGCTGCTGCTGCAGCTCGCGAAGCGATTGGGCGAAGGCCGGCGCGAGCCGACCGCGCGGGTGGACGTGCCCGACCCGGAGCTGCGCCGCGCGCGCTGGGTCGCGCCGGAGATCGTGGTCGAGGCGTTCTACCGCGGCATCGGCGGCAACGGGCTGCTGCGGCAGGCGTCGCTGAAGGCGGTACGCTCCGACAAATCCGCGTCCGACCTGCGCGACAGCGACCGCGCGCCGGCACGCGCCGCAAGCGAGGGCAGGGCCATGAACGCGACGGAAGCGGCGGACGACATCGCCATCACCCATCCGGAGCGGGTGGTGTTTCCCGAGGACGGCATCCGCAAGCAGGACATCGCCGACTACTACCGCGCCATGGCGCGCTGGCTGTTGCCGGAGATCGCCGGCCGGCCGCTGTCGATCGTGCGCTGCCCGCAGGGCGCGGGCCGGCCCTGCTTCTTCCAGAAGCATCACGGCGCGGGGATGCGCCACGTGGACAGCGTCCGGCTGCGCGAGGAATCCGGCGAGCAGGAGGACTACCTGGTGGTGCGCGACGAGGCCGCATTGATGGAACTGGTGCAGTTCAATGCGCTGGAGTTCCATCCCTGGGGCGCGAAGGCGGACGCGCCCGAGCTGGCCGACCGCCTCGTGTTCGATCTCGATCCCGGCCCGGACGTGCCGTGGAAGGAGGTGGTCGCGGCGGCGCGCACGGTGCGCGCGCGGCTGGCGGAACTGCACCTCGAAAGCTGGCTGCGCACCTCCGGCGGCAAGGGCCTGCACGTGGTGGTGCCGCTGCGGCCGGCCTGCCCGTGGGAGCAGGCCAAGGCGTTCGCGCACGGCTTCGCCGACGCGCTGGCCGCCTCGGAGCCGCTGAAGTTCCTCGCCACCGCGTCCAAGCGGCTGCGCAAGGGCCGGATCTTCGTGGACTACCTGCGCAACGGCCGCGGCGCGACCAGCGTGGCCTCGTTCTCGCTGCGCGCGCGGCCGGGCGCGCCGGTGGCGATGCCGCTGCGCTGGGAGGAGCTGGGGCGGTTGAAGAGCGCGGCGCAGTTCACCCTGCGCAACGCGCCGGCGCGGATGCGGCGGCTGCGCGCGCATCCGTGGGAAGGGATCGACAAGGTGAAGCAGGATCTGTCCTGGCTCGACGCGCGTAGCTGA